The following are encoded together in the Candida orthopsilosis Co 90-125, chromosome 5 draft sequence genome:
- a CDS encoding Cof1 cofilin (2 introns; similar to C. parapsilosis CPAR2_304130 and C. albicans COF1) yields MSRSGVQVADESLTAFNDLKLGKKYKFVIYTLNDAKTEIVVDETSTDSDYDAFLEKLPENECKYAVYDFEYEIGGGEGKRSKIVFFTWSPDTAPVRSKMVYASSKDSLRRALNGVAADVQGTDFSEVAYESVLERVSKGAGSH; encoded by the coding sequence CATTGACCGCCTTCAACGATTTGAAGTTGGGTAAAAAGTACAAGTTTGTCATTTACACATTAAACGATGCTAAGACTGAAATCGTTGTTGACGAAACTTCCACCGATTCAGATTATGATGCCtttttggagaaattgcCAGAAAATGAATGTAAATATGCCGTCTATGATTTTGAGTATGAAATTGGTGGAGGCGAAGGTAAAAGATCCAAAATTGTGTTTTTCACTTGGTCACCAGATACTGCTCCTGTCAGATCTAAGATGGTTTACGCTTCTTCAAAGGATTCTTTGAGAAGAGCATTGAATGGTGTTGCTGCTGATGTTCAAGGCACTGATTTTTCAGAAGTTGCTTACGAATCAGTCTTGGAAAGAGTCAGCAAAGGTGCTGGATCTCATTAG